From Streptomyces sp. NBC_00370, a single genomic window includes:
- a CDS encoding acyl-CoA dehydrogenase family protein, producing the protein MRDDVAAAASAVTELVGDRAAGWDLAGRLPEDLVRKLGAAGQLTGQIPAAYGGPGWSSADNGEFTAHVGTLCSSLRSVMTSQGMAAWTVERLGDPAQAADLLPRLVSGETAAVAFSESEAGSDLSAIGTTVTVEGDTLLLSGRKKWVTAAEYADLILVVARMDDGGAVVVVDRTAPGVEVRPVADPLGCRAAGHAEVRLDNVRLPLSSLLGGGRQPLSLLVTTALAYGRLSVAWGCVGILRACVAAAVGHAGSREQFGKPLGQHQLVARHLADLWTAEQVSTRACEHASRCWDENDADLVTSGVLAKYVSAGHAARGSAAAVQVLASAGAQDGHVVARAYRDAKLMEIIEGSNEMCQLILAEHALGRR; encoded by the coding sequence GTGCGTGACGACGTAGCCGCCGCGGCCTCGGCCGTCACCGAACTGGTCGGTGACCGGGCGGCCGGCTGGGACCTGGCGGGCCGGCTGCCGGAGGACCTGGTGCGCAAGCTCGGCGCCGCGGGGCAGCTCACCGGCCAAATCCCGGCGGCGTACGGCGGGCCGGGCTGGAGCAGCGCGGACAACGGCGAGTTCACCGCCCACGTCGGCACTCTGTGCAGCTCCCTGCGGAGCGTCATGACGTCGCAGGGCATGGCGGCGTGGACCGTCGAACGGCTCGGTGACCCGGCGCAGGCCGCCGATCTGCTGCCGCGGCTCGTCTCGGGCGAAACGGCGGCCGTGGCCTTCAGCGAGTCCGAGGCGGGCAGCGACCTGTCGGCGATCGGGACCACCGTCACCGTCGAAGGCGACACGCTGCTGCTGAGCGGCCGCAAGAAGTGGGTGACCGCCGCCGAGTACGCCGATCTCATCCTGGTCGTGGCCCGGATGGACGACGGCGGCGCCGTGGTCGTGGTGGACAGGACAGCGCCCGGGGTCGAGGTGCGGCCGGTGGCAGATCCGCTGGGCTGCCGGGCGGCCGGGCATGCGGAAGTCCGGCTGGACAACGTGCGGTTGCCGCTCAGCAGCCTGCTGGGCGGCGGCCGGCAGCCGCTGTCCCTGCTTGTGACGACAGCCCTGGCGTACGGCCGGCTCTCCGTCGCGTGGGGCTGTGTCGGGATCCTGCGGGCCTGTGTGGCGGCGGCCGTCGGACACGCGGGATCCCGGGAGCAGTTCGGCAAGCCGCTGGGGCAGCACCAGCTCGTCGCCCGGCATCTGGCCGACCTGTGGACCGCCGAGCAGGTGTCCACCCGGGCCTGCGAGCACGCGAGCCGCTGCTGGGACGAGAACGACGCCGACCTGGTCACCTCGGGCGTGCTGGCGAAGTACGTCAGCGCCGGGCACGCGGCCAGGGGTTCGGCCGCCGCCGTCCAGGTACTGGCGTCGGCCGGGGCGCAGGACGGTCATGTGGTGGCGCGGGCGTACCGCGACGCCAAGCTGATGGAAATCATCGAGGGCAGCAACGAGATGTGCCAGCTGATCCTGGCCGAGCACGCGCTCGGCCGCCGGTGA
- a CDS encoding Rieske 2Fe-2S domain-containing protein gives MSLPTAAPADSLRASSLPYPNGWFCLAFSSEVRPGTVTTRPLAGAEVVLYRTSKGVLRAVRPQCPHLGAHLGVGGSVEGEDIVCPFHRFAFDPAGVCVRTAYDQPPPKASLTQYPVCEANGSVYVWRHALGLPPQWEVPAFPMDDRQPFSHNTFDIAGHPQDVMENAFDWGHLPALHGLTGLDIGGNPVAGEQTSTVTATARGTMVRGFNQSYTLTVIGLASIAARTVLPAGLGTMYVMLHATPTGPGRIQLRFGTKLELSDIPRVPGAVGRRVTMPTARLLSSVLQRVGSMDTGADLLMWHYQEHVEHPKLAKGDGPIGRYRQWAQQFYTDPVDDLVPPRPRRTGVSSEE, from the coding sequence GTGAGCCTGCCCACCGCGGCCCCGGCCGACAGTCTGCGCGCTTCCTCCCTGCCCTACCCGAACGGGTGGTTCTGTCTGGCCTTCAGCTCCGAAGTGCGACCCGGAACCGTCACGACGCGCCCGCTCGCGGGGGCGGAGGTCGTCCTCTACCGCACGTCCAAGGGTGTGCTGCGGGCGGTCCGGCCGCAGTGCCCGCACCTCGGCGCGCATCTGGGGGTCGGCGGATCGGTCGAGGGCGAGGACATCGTCTGTCCCTTCCACCGGTTCGCCTTCGACCCGGCCGGCGTCTGTGTGCGTACGGCCTACGACCAGCCGCCGCCGAAGGCGTCGCTGACGCAGTACCCGGTGTGCGAGGCCAACGGCTCGGTCTACGTGTGGCGGCACGCCCTCGGCCTGCCCCCGCAGTGGGAGGTGCCGGCCTTCCCGATGGACGACCGGCAGCCGTTCAGCCACAACACGTTCGACATCGCGGGTCACCCGCAGGACGTCATGGAGAACGCCTTCGACTGGGGTCATCTGCCGGCGTTGCACGGTCTGACGGGCCTGGACATCGGGGGCAATCCGGTGGCCGGCGAACAGACCAGCACGGTCACGGCGACCGCCCGCGGCACCATGGTGCGCGGGTTCAACCAGTCCTACACGCTCACCGTGATCGGACTGGCCAGCATCGCGGCACGCACGGTGCTGCCCGCGGGCCTGGGGACCATGTACGTGATGCTCCACGCGACCCCCACAGGCCCTGGCCGTATCCAGCTCCGGTTCGGTACGAAGCTGGAGCTGAGCGACATCCCCCGGGTGCCCGGCGCGGTGGGCCGCAGGGTGACCATGCCGACCGCCCGGCTCCTCAGCAGTGTCCTCCAGCGGGTGGGGAGCATGGACACCGGCGCCGACCTGCTGATGTGGCACTACCAGGAGCATGTCGAGCACCCGAAGCTCGCCAAGGGCGACGGTCCCATCGGCCGCTACCGGCAGTGGGCGCAGCAGTTCTACACGGATCCCGTTGACGATCTCGTGCCACCGAGGCCCCGGCGGACCGGGGTCAGTTCGGAGGAGTGA
- a CDS encoding 3-hydroxyacyl-CoA dehydrogenase family protein, with protein sequence MAAENGTPGAGPRLVVLGAGVMGSGIAALAIGHGIAVSLVDLDRRRLDEAPAKIDHQVRTARLMGALPDEAVPGALVTGLSLADLLAAGDSAPVAVIEAVTEDADAKAKVLADVSELVAPGTPIISNTSAIPIAELALATARPVDLIGTHFMNPPYLIRTVEVIRGAETGEATLDALRALLASLGRQPIVVDDAPGFVTSRLLHPMINDAARVVAAGTASAESVDQLMQGCLGHPTGPLRTADLIGLDNLVDSLWVLHSRTGDDGCRPCDLLLELVRAGHLGRKSGRGFYAYEYEGEQA encoded by the coding sequence ATGGCAGCGGAGAACGGTACGCCCGGTGCCGGGCCACGACTGGTGGTGCTCGGAGCGGGGGTGATGGGCTCGGGGATCGCGGCGCTGGCGATCGGGCACGGGATCGCGGTGTCGCTGGTCGACCTGGACCGGCGCCGTCTTGACGAGGCCCCGGCGAAGATCGACCACCAGGTGCGGACGGCGCGGCTGATGGGCGCGTTGCCGGACGAGGCCGTCCCTGGCGCGCTCGTCACCGGTCTGTCACTCGCCGACCTGCTGGCGGCCGGCGACAGCGCACCCGTCGCGGTGATCGAGGCGGTCACCGAGGACGCCGACGCCAAGGCGAAGGTCCTCGCCGACGTGTCGGAGCTGGTCGCACCGGGCACCCCGATCATCTCGAACACCTCGGCGATTCCGATCGCCGAGCTGGCCCTGGCGACGGCACGGCCGGTCGATCTGATCGGCACTCACTTCATGAATCCGCCCTACCTGATCCGGACGGTCGAGGTCATCCGGGGCGCCGAGACCGGCGAGGCGACCCTGGACGCGCTGCGGGCCCTGCTCGCCTCGCTGGGCCGGCAGCCGATCGTGGTCGACGACGCACCGGGCTTCGTCACCAGCCGGCTGCTGCACCCCATGATCAACGACGCGGCGCGAGTGGTGGCGGCGGGCACCGCGAGCGCCGAGTCGGTGGACCAGCTCATGCAGGGCTGCCTCGGGCATCCGACGGGCCCGCTGCGCACCGCCGACCTCATCGGTCTCGACAACCTGGTCGACTCGCTGTGGGTGCTGCACAGCAGGACAGGTGACGACGGGTGCCGCCCCTGCGACCTGCTGCTGGAGCTGGTGCGGGCCGGCCACCTCGGCCGCAAGAGCGGGCGTGGCTTCTACGCGTACGAGTACGAAGGAGAACAAGCATGA
- a CDS encoding HAD-IIIC family phosphatase, which translates to MSDTTAVVPPVTVKCLVWDLDNTLWQGTLLEDGKVVLSEAVREVIVGLDARGILQSVSSRNDHDLAWAELEALGVADYFVVAEIGWGRKSDAVRRITERLDFAPGTVAFIDDQPAERAEVAFHLPDVRCYPAQDATTLLDLPEFNPKSVTVDARRRREMYQAGFRRTDEQTRFTGSDEDFLRSLELVMRIGRATDEELSRVEELTLRTSQMNATGVHYPDEALRALIADPGHEVLVTTLTDRFGSHGAVGVLLLEKRPAAWHLKLLATSCRVVAFGAGTIILNWLVDQAGRAGVHLLADFRPTERNRMMEIAYRFAGFDEQPCDCRDAVAGSSGDDVQVLHLVAERRAAPTTARLVAPDLTAGGPG; encoded by the coding sequence ATGAGCGACACCACCGCGGTGGTCCCGCCCGTGACCGTGAAGTGCCTGGTCTGGGATCTCGACAACACGCTCTGGCAGGGCACGTTGCTGGAGGACGGGAAGGTCGTCCTGTCCGAGGCGGTCCGTGAGGTGATCGTCGGCCTCGACGCGCGGGGCATTCTCCAGTCGGTCTCCAGCCGCAACGACCACGACCTCGCCTGGGCCGAGTTGGAGGCGCTGGGCGTCGCCGACTACTTCGTCGTGGCCGAGATCGGCTGGGGGCGGAAGTCGGACGCCGTACGCCGGATCACCGAGCGGCTGGACTTCGCTCCCGGCACCGTCGCCTTCATCGACGACCAGCCCGCCGAGCGAGCCGAGGTCGCCTTCCATCTGCCGGACGTGCGCTGCTACCCGGCGCAGGACGCGACGACGCTGCTCGACCTGCCGGAGTTCAACCCGAAGTCGGTGACGGTCGATGCACGGCGGCGCCGTGAGATGTACCAGGCCGGCTTCCGCCGCACGGACGAGCAGACGCGGTTCACCGGATCGGACGAGGACTTCCTCCGCTCGCTGGAGTTGGTGATGCGCATCGGGCGGGCCACGGACGAGGAGCTGTCGCGGGTGGAGGAACTGACCCTGCGCACCAGCCAGATGAACGCGACGGGGGTGCACTACCCCGATGAGGCGCTGCGCGCGCTGATCGCCGACCCCGGCCATGAGGTCCTGGTCACGACGCTCACCGACCGCTTCGGATCGCACGGCGCCGTGGGCGTGCTGCTGCTGGAGAAGCGTCCGGCGGCATGGCATCTGAAGCTGCTCGCCACCTCCTGCCGCGTGGTGGCGTTCGGCGCCGGGACGATCATCCTGAACTGGCTGGTCGACCAGGCCGGCCGGGCCGGTGTCCATCTGCTGGCGGACTTCCGCCCCACCGAGCGCAACCGGATGATGGAGATCGCCTACCGGTTCGCCGGCTTCGACGAGCAGCCGTGCGACTGCCGGGACGCGGTCGCGGGGAGTTCCGGCGACGATGTCCAGGTGCTGCATCTCGTCGCCGAGCGCCGGGCGGCCCCCACGACGGCCCGGCTCGTCGCTCCGGATCTCACCGCCGGCGGACCAGGGTGA
- a CDS encoding acyl carrier protein, translating into MTTPSDRPVPEPIGGSEAVEKEMLDFLAKRTGRSWATDADVFGMGGLSSLFAMELVVHLEKSYGIAIRGGDLRVDNFRTVQRMAALVERLRQPAAGGPGA; encoded by the coding sequence ATGACCACGCCATCCGACCGGCCGGTGCCGGAGCCCATCGGCGGCTCCGAAGCCGTCGAGAAGGAAATGCTGGATTTCCTGGCGAAGCGCACGGGCAGGAGCTGGGCCACCGACGCCGATGTCTTCGGCATGGGCGGCCTGTCCTCGCTCTTCGCCATGGAGCTGGTGGTCCATCTGGAGAAGTCGTACGGCATCGCCATCCGCGGCGGCGATCTGCGGGTGGACAACTTCCGTACGGTGCAGCGGATGGCCGCGCTCGTCGAACGGCTACGGCAGCCAGCCGCCGGCGGTCCCGGTGCGTGA